One genomic segment of Methanothermococcus okinawensis IH1 includes these proteins:
- the pheA gene encoding prephenate dehydratase, whose amino-acid sequence MIYCLGPKGSYSGQAAAIFSKLINDKDIIYCNSIYEVFELVDRKKGSDNIYGVVPSENSIEGSVSLTQDLLLEFPVKIYGEVNIDIHHCLIGYDKNKIKKVLSHPQALAQCRNYIKKHGWEAIPVLSTAKAVEKVFEWKNEEYGAIASKESAELYNLKVLDEDIQDYPNNTTRFILIGNEHESLECKNTQIDNYKNINNNYQKYQNNKKSTIIIELKENKPGALYKVLKEFNNRSINLTRIESRPSKRKLGNYIFYIDYETPKDEDELLQSLKKHVSYIKYLGSYNVF is encoded by the coding sequence ATGATTTATTGTTTAGGTCCTAAGGGGAGTTATAGCGGACAGGCAGCAGCTATATTTTCAAAACTAATAAATGATAAAGATATTATTTATTGTAATTCTATATATGAAGTTTTCGAGCTCGTGGATAGGAAAAAAGGAAGCGATAACATCTATGGAGTAGTTCCTTCTGAGAATTCCATAGAGGGTTCTGTATCTTTAACACAGGATTTACTTTTAGAATTCCCTGTCAAAATATACGGGGAGGTAAATATTGATATACACCACTGTTTAATTGGATACGATAAAAATAAAATAAAAAAAGTGTTATCACATCCACAGGCATTGGCACAGTGTAGAAACTATATAAAAAAACATGGATGGGAAGCCATACCAGTTTTAAGTACTGCAAAAGCCGTTGAAAAAGTATTTGAATGGAAAAATGAGGAATATGGAGCAATAGCTTCAAAAGAATCTGCGGAATTATATAATTTAAAAGTGCTTGATGAAGATATTCAGGACTACCCTAATAACACAACGAGATTTATTTTAATTGGAAATGAACATGAATCTTTGGAATGCAAAAATACACAAATTGATAATTATAAAAATATCAACAATAACTATCAAAAATATCAAAATAATAAAAAATCTACAATAATAATTGAATTAAAAGAAAATAAGCCCGGTGCTTTATATAAAGTTTTAAAAGAGTTTAATAACCGCAGTATTAATTTAACAAGAATAGAATCAAGACCTTCAAAAAGAAAACTTGGGAATTATATATTCTACATAGATTATGAAACTCCAAAGGATGAAGATGAGCTCCTACAATCGTTGAAAAAACATGTTTCATATATAAAGTATTTAGGAAGTTATAATGTTTTTTAA
- a CDS encoding DUF5400 domain-containing protein → MNEIISLISLSVIFGSMLSGFATFRMTGMRLMPHFAVLILAFIFTLASLFINNNIVFYIAIALQIITPFTICGTICNIIKTQFQNTGIYSAHLGFMGIILILAIGNLFI, encoded by the coding sequence ATGAATGAAATTATTTCCCTAATATCCTTGTCGGTAATTTTTGGAAGCATGCTTTCAGGATTTGCCACATTTAGAATGACTGGAATGAGGTTGATGCCACATTTTGCAGTTCTTATACTTGCATTTATATTCACATTGGCATCCTTATTTATAAATAATAATATTGTATTCTATATTGCAATAGCTTTACAGATAATCACCCCATTTACCATATGTGGAACAATATGTAATATAATAAAAACACAATTCCAAAATACTGGAATATATTCAGCACATTTAGGTTTTATGGGAATTATTTTGATTCTTGCAATTGGAAACTTATTTATTTAA
- a CDS encoding EamA family transporter codes for MKGEFLALIVATLWGITPLIEKKALNYIDPLMAVFIIICMNFSIISSVLIIFGKVNITDLSSIPLRPIVYLAIVSILAGVVAQYLFYRALKISNPSKVVIITSMYPLITILASSIISREPPSIKMISGAFLVFIGIFLVMD; via the coding sequence ATGAAGGGAGAATTTTTAGCTTTAATTGTGGCTACCCTGTGGGGAATCACACCTTTAATAGAAAAAAAGGCACTCAATTATATTGACCCATTAATGGCTGTTTTTATAATAATATGTATGAATTTTTCAATAATATCCTCAGTTCTCATTATATTTGGTAAGGTTAATATAACCGATTTATCATCTATACCACTAAGGCCTATCGTTTATTTAGCAATAGTTTCAATACTTGCAGGTGTTGTTGCACAATATCTATTTTATAGAGCTCTTAAAATATCGAACCCTTCAAAAGTAGTAATAATTACAAGCATGTATCCATTGATTACAATACTTGCTTCAAGCATAATATCAAGAGAGCCCCCATCTATTAAAATGATAAGTGGTGCTTTTTTAGTATTTATTGGTATTTTTCTTGTTATGGATTGA
- a CDS encoding class I SAM-dependent methyltransferase, translating to MNKREDKKIKNFYEDWNVETLPKYVKILMKMEEKLLTNIITNSDDFKTIYKRKNTVILDCGCGFGSFYNLTKNLDTIYFDFSYNLLKKFKNIHNLETNKICGDVSNLPFKTGSFDLVLCINVLEHIKDYKNAINEIKRVLKNNGTAIFVVVNSESFINEDIFNDFTIYHKPLCLKDFDIEGFYLKDYKTFYFIPPILKILPTSILEKILNIFYKGLDGKLSRIFKRKGQFLYVILKKK from the coding sequence ATGAATAAACGGGAGGATAAAAAAATAAAAAATTTTTATGAAGATTGGAATGTAGAAACGCTTCCAAAATATGTTAAAATATTAATGAAAATGGAAGAAAAACTACTTACCAATATAATAACCAATTCTGATGATTTTAAAACAATATATAAAAGGAAAAATACTGTAATATTGGATTGTGGCTGTGGATTCGGTTCTTTTTATAATTTAACAAAAAATTTAGATACTATCTATTTCGATTTTTCATATAACCTATTAAAAAAATTTAAAAATATCCATAATTTAGAAACAAACAAAATTTGCGGAGATGTTTCTAATCTTCCATTTAAAACTGGTTCTTTTGATTTAGTTTTATGTATAAATGTTTTAGAGCATATAAAAGATTATAAAAATGCAATAAATGAGATAAAAAGGGTTTTAAAAAATAACGGCACTGCAATATTCGTCGTTGTGAATAGTGAAAGTTTTATAAATGAAGATATTTTTAATGATTTTACAATATATCATAAACCTTTATGCTTAAAAGATTTTGATATTGAAGGATTTTATTTAAAGGATTACAAAACTTTTTATTTTATTCCGCCCATTTTAAAAATACTCCCAACATCGATTTTAGAAAAGATATTAAATATATTCTACAAAGGATTAGATGGTAAATTAAGCAGGATATTCAAAAGAAAAGGTCAATTTTTATATGTTATTTTAAAAAAGAAATAA
- a CDS encoding methanogenesis marker 2 protein, whose translation MNLKKIASELKNFEGVLRKKEIKNVVNNFKFEDNDYYFDIISDFGDDAAVIGIDNENAILLAADGIWGKLLESDPWWAGYCSVLVNTNDIAAMGGKSIAMTNIIGIRDCNIGRKVLKGVKDGMDKFGVPMVGGHTHPDANNNVLDVSITGIVKKDNILRSDNAQIGDKIVFAYDLDGKIYKNFDLNWDTTTMKSKKLVRDQLRALEIVGEEKLANACKDISNPGALGTLGMLLEVSKKGAHVDINKIPRNESVPLIKWLKLYPGCGFVFTAPEDKIDRLKEVLELVNITAEVCGEVTASKQLIITDGKDKEVLFDFDKEYICGC comes from the coding sequence ATGAATTTAAAAAAGATAGCAAGTGAATTAAAGAATTTTGAAGGAGTTTTAAGAAAAAAAGAAATAAAAAATGTTGTAAATAACTTTAAATTTGAAGATAATGACTATTATTTTGATATTATTTCCGATTTTGGAGATGATGCAGCAGTAATCGGCATAGATAATGAAAATGCTATATTGTTAGCCGCAGATGGTATATGGGGAAAATTATTAGAATCTGACCCTTGGTGGGCCGGATACTGTTCTGTTTTGGTAAATACAAATGATATAGCAGCAATGGGTGGTAAATCAATAGCTATGACAAATATTATTGGCATAAGGGATTGTAATATTGGAAGAAAAGTTTTAAAAGGAGTAAAGGATGGTATGGATAAATTTGGAGTGCCTATGGTTGGAGGTCATACTCACCCAGATGCTAACAACAATGTTCTCGATGTTTCAATTACGGGGATTGTTAAAAAGGATAACATATTAAGAAGCGATAATGCACAAATCGGAGATAAAATAGTTTTTGCCTATGATTTGGATGGAAAAATATATAAAAATTTTGATTTAAACTGGGATACTACAACGATGAAATCAAAAAAACTTGTTAGAGACCAATTAAGGGCACTTGAAATAGTTGGTGAAGAAAAATTAGCCAATGCCTGTAAAGATATAAGCAACCCCGGAGCTCTGGGAACACTCGGCATGCTGTTGGAGGTTTCAAAAAAAGGAGCTCATGTCGATATCAATAAAATACCAAGAAATGAGTCTGTTCCACTTATTAAGTGGTTAAAATTATATCCTGGATGCGGGTTCGTATTTACCGCCCCCGAAGACAAAATCGACAGATTAAAAGAAGTTTTAGAATTAGTAAATATAACTGCTGAGGTATGTGGTGAAGTTACAGCAAGCAAACAATTGATAATAACCGATGGAAAGGATAAGGAAGTTTTATTTGATTTTGATAAGGAATATATATGTGGATGTTGA
- a CDS encoding ATP-binding protein, whose translation MNKENDYLEFDEEDFLNTYGDKIKQYIKTNLSSNFIKNNIFEFDIEDFLSNYPEICEINDIIIENPTKVEGAIFYIFKEAYMELFGEDNKIKKELEKIQIAFKRPLGCEKKIDEISSSDINKLVKFEGNIIKAAKVCALLKKACFVCRNCGNIQYKTIHNYFTFPKMLCNNKNCGAEMSLDLDSSTYINIQELEIQQPIDLMKNPDDPPRSIRVFLENSEGIYSGRVDVVGTVMKKFTKPNMPVFEIYVKSNRIKLNESFQKIEVRDIINNYDLMETLNELGKKKNIVDILSQYLIPQIKGYELVKKAIFLQQIKGCTKFLPDGSQLRKDSHILLITDPGIGKSTMLRRIARLYPQNAYASVTTATGGGLTANVVRESTEIGDGWVVKPGVFVRANEGTACIDELTVDRNVMKFILEAMESQTIHVNKGGINVKLPAKCAVLAACNPKRGRFDPNLGVIEQINVPTPLLSRFDLIFPLKDLPDRKRDEEIAEHILNTHIETATKDYNILGSVEIDGINVDENLIKNYIIYSRTCAYLENNHSLFMGEVDETKLKNPYLTKSAKKLIKNYYVNMRKLGEGDNPIPVTARQLEAAIRISEMHAKARLSKKVEEKDAKVAVDIIEECLNQVAYDPETGKYDIGKAMGQLPKSKVDKMDKMIDIIRELSALSDNGLASEEDIIEKASEYNISDKEAEDLLEKLKKSAEIYSPKFGYYKVS comes from the coding sequence ATGAATAAAGAAAACGATTATTTAGAATTTGATGAAGAGGATTTTTTAAATACATACGGCGATAAGATAAAACAGTATATAAAAACAAATCTTTCATCAAATTTTATTAAAAATAATATTTTTGAGTTTGATATAGAGGATTTTTTAAGTAATTATCCTGAAATTTGCGAGATAAATGATATAATTATAGAGAATCCAACAAAGGTTGAAGGGGCTATTTTTTACATATTCAAAGAAGCGTATATGGAACTATTTGGGGAAGATAATAAGATAAAAAAAGAATTGGAAAAAATCCAAATAGCATTTAAAAGACCCCTTGGATGCGAAAAAAAGATAGATGAAATAAGCTCCTCAGATATTAATAAACTTGTAAAATTTGAAGGAAATATAATAAAAGCAGCAAAAGTTTGTGCATTATTAAAAAAGGCATGTTTTGTATGCAGAAATTGTGGAAATATACAGTATAAAACCATACATAATTATTTCACATTTCCAAAGATGCTCTGTAATAATAAAAACTGTGGAGCTGAAATGTCCCTTGATTTGGATAGTTCCACATATATAAATATACAGGAGTTGGAGATTCAACAGCCAATAGACCTCATGAAAAACCCCGATGACCCACCAAGGAGTATTAGAGTATTTCTTGAAAATTCTGAGGGAATATACTCGGGAAGGGTGGATGTTGTTGGAACAGTCATGAAAAAATTTACAAAACCAAATATGCCTGTTTTTGAGATATATGTTAAAAGCAACAGAATAAAATTGAATGAGAGTTTCCAAAAGATAGAAGTAAGAGATATTATAAATAATTACGATTTAATGGAAACATTGAATGAGTTAGGAAAGAAAAAAAATATAGTAGATATTCTATCTCAGTATCTTATACCTCAAATAAAAGGATATGAGCTCGTAAAAAAAGCAATATTTTTACAGCAGATAAAGGGATGCACAAAGTTTCTTCCCGATGGTAGCCAATTAAGAAAGGATAGCCATATACTTCTAATAACTGACCCAGGTATTGGTAAATCAACAATGTTAAGAAGAATAGCAAGGCTATATCCTCAAAATGCCTATGCATCTGTTACCACTGCAACAGGTGGAGGTCTTACGGCAAATGTTGTGAGAGAAAGCACAGAAATAGGGGATGGATGGGTTGTAAAGCCAGGTGTTTTTGTTAGGGCAAATGAAGGAACGGCGTGTATAGATGAGCTCACCGTGGATAGAAATGTGATGAAATTCATACTTGAAGCTATGGAGTCTCAAACCATCCATGTAAATAAAGGAGGTATTAATGTAAAATTACCTGCAAAATGTGCAGTTCTTGCAGCATGCAACCCAAAGCGTGGAAGGTTTGACCCTAATTTGGGCGTTATAGAACAGATAAATGTTCCAACACCTCTTTTAAGTAGATTTGATTTAATATTTCCATTAAAAGACCTCCCAGATAGAAAGAGGGATGAGGAAATAGCCGAACATATATTAAACACCCACATAGAAACAGCTACAAAGGATTATAATATATTAGGTTCTGTTGAAATAGATGGTATAAATGTAGATGAGAATCTAATAAAAAATTATATAATATATTCCCGAACCTGTGCATATCTTGAAAATAATCATTCTTTATTTATGGGCGAGGTTGATGAAACTAAATTGAAAAATCCATATTTAACAAAATCCGCAAAAAAATTGATAAAAAATTATTATGTAAATATGAGGAAATTGGGAGAAGGGGATAACCCAATACCTGTAACTGCAAGACAGCTTGAAGCTGCAATAAGGATTTCAGAGATGCATGCTAAGGCGAGATTATCAAAAAAAGTTGAAGAAAAGGATGCAAAAGTTGCCGTAGATATTATTGAGGAGTGCTTAAATCAGGTGGCTTATGACCCTGAAACTGGAAAATACGATATAGGAAAAGCCATGGGACAGCTCCCTAAATCAAAAGTTGATAAGATGGATAAAATGATAGATATTATACGAGAATTATCGGCATTATCAGATAATGGATTAGCTTCTGAGGAGGATATTATCGAAAAAGCATCAGAGTATAATATATCTGATAAGGAAGCCGAGGACTTATTGGAAAAATTAAAAAAGAGTGCTGAAATATATTCTCCAAAATTTGGATACTACAAAGTTTCATAA
- the twy1 gene encoding 4-demethylwyosine synthase TYW1 produces the protein MKMNKTENSNGNKYIPKEIYNILRKQHYQIKDHSAVKLCGWVRKSLLENKNCYKSKFYGIATHRCIQCTPSVIWCQQNCIFCWRVLPTDLNDDNDKFNKNIYYKLPKWKEPEEVMNDIFEMHRTIIMGYKGILDRIGEKKFNEAINPKHVAISLSGEPTIYPYLDELIKLFHKKGLSTFVVSNGILTDVIEKINPTQLYISLDAYDLDSYKKICRGKETQWEKILNTLDILESKKRTCLRTTLIRGYNDNIEKFIPLYEGANTNFIELKSYMNVGYSRKRLNLDDMLRHDEIINLSKTVEENSFYKLEDDAFDSRVSLLVNENRRINPKIKFE, from the coding sequence ATGAAAATGAATAAAACAGAAAATAGCAATGGCAATAAATATATTCCAAAGGAAATTTATAACATTTTGAGAAAACAGCACTATCAAATAAAAGACCACAGTGCTGTTAAATTGTGCGGGTGGGTTAGAAAATCACTTCTTGAAAATAAAAACTGCTATAAATCAAAGTTTTATGGAATAGCAACCCATAGATGTATCCAATGCACACCATCGGTAATTTGGTGTCAGCAAAATTGTATATTTTGTTGGAGGGTTCTTCCAACCGATTTAAATGATGATAATGATAAATTTAACAAAAATATTTACTACAAATTACCAAAATGGAAAGAACCCGAGGAAGTCATGAACGATATTTTTGAGATGCATAGGACTATTATAATGGGTTATAAAGGTATATTAGATAGGATAGGTGAAAAGAAATTTAATGAAGCTATAAATCCAAAGCATGTGGCTATATCTTTATCAGGAGAGCCCACCATTTATCCTTATTTGGATGAGTTAATTAAGTTATTCCATAAAAAAGGTTTATCTACATTTGTGGTTTCAAATGGTATATTGACCGATGTTATAGAAAAAATAAATCCAACACAGTTATACATTTCACTTGATGCCTATGATTTGGATAGCTATAAAAAAATATGTAGGGGAAAAGAAACTCAATGGGAAAAAATACTAAATACCCTTGATATTCTTGAATCCAAAAAAAGAACCTGTTTAAGAACAACACTTATAAGAGGATATAACGACAATATAGAAAAATTTATTCCGCTTTATGAGGGGGCAAATACAAACTTCATAGAATTAAAATCTTATATGAATGTGGGATATTCGAGAAAAAGATTGAATCTTGATGATATGCTTAGACATGACGAGATAATCAATTTAAGCAAAACTGTTGAAGAAAACAGCTTTTACAAACTTGAAGATGATGCATTTGACAGCCGAGTATCTCTTCTTGTAAATGAAAATAGAAGAATAAATCCAAAAATTAAATTTGAATAA
- a CDS encoding phosphoglycerate kinase: protein MLLTIDDFDFSGKTVALRVDINSPIDVNNGIILDDTRIKACVDTINELSKKGAKIAILAHQSRPGKKDFTTLESHAVKLSEVLGKEVEYIDDMFGSHAINSIKRMDNGDILLLENVRFYSEEVMSEWKNWKDITPKKQAKTIMLKKIYSLFDYFINDAFAAAHRAQPSLVGLAYYMPAIAGRIMEKEIKTLSRVIQNPERPSIFVLGGAKADDSIDVIKNVLNNNFADKVLTAGIVANIFLIAKGYKIGPNKKLIEDMGYLNQVEIAKDLLDKHGDKIITPVDAALNINGNRKEMELDINTEINYPIHDIGSETIKLYDELICNAKTIVANGPAGVFENKNFLKGTEELLKSMAKSGAFTVIGGGHLSAAAGVVGVSDKINHISTGGGACIEFLAGKKLPVIELLKESYQKYKK from the coding sequence ATGTTATTAACCATTGATGACTTTGATTTTAGCGGAAAGACTGTTGCATTAAGAGTTGATATAAATAGTCCAATAGATGTAAATAATGGAATTATACTGGATGACACAAGAATTAAGGCATGTGTGGATACAATAAATGAACTATCAAAAAAAGGGGCAAAGATTGCAATACTTGCACACCAGAGTAGGCCTGGAAAAAAGGATTTCACAACATTGGAGTCTCACGCTGTAAAGTTATCCGAGGTGTTGGGAAAGGAAGTTGAATATATCGACGATATGTTTGGTTCTCATGCTATAAATTCAATAAAAAGGATGGATAATGGCGATATATTATTGCTTGAAAATGTTAGATTTTATTCCGAGGAAGTAATGAGTGAGTGGAAAAATTGGAAGGATATCACTCCAAAAAAACAGGCTAAAACTATAATGTTAAAAAAGATTTATTCACTATTTGACTATTTTATAAATGATGCATTTGCAGCAGCCCACAGAGCTCAGCCATCACTTGTAGGTCTTGCATATTATATGCCTGCAATTGCGGGAAGAATTATGGAGAAGGAAATAAAAACACTTAGCAGAGTTATACAAAACCCTGAAAGACCATCTATTTTTGTATTGGGCGGTGCAAAAGCTGACGATAGTATCGATGTCATAAAAAATGTTTTAAATAATAATTTTGCCGATAAAGTATTAACCGCAGGAATTGTAGCAAATATATTTTTAATTGCCAAAGGGTATAAAATAGGTCCAAATAAAAAATTAATTGAGGACATGGGTTATTTAAATCAGGTTGAAATTGCAAAAGATTTACTCGACAAACATGGTGATAAAATAATAACGCCAGTAGATGCTGCACTGAATATTAATGGAAACAGAAAAGAGATGGAATTGGACATCAATACAGAAATAAACTATCCAATACATGACATAGGAAGCGAAACAATAAAACTATACGATGAGCTTATATGCAATGCAAAAACAATAGTTGCCAATGGTCCTGCTGGAGTTTTTGAGAATAAAAACTTCTTAAAAGGAACCGAAGAACTATTAAAAAGTATGGCAAAGTCAGGTGCATTTACTGTAATAGGTGGAGGTCATTTATCCGCTGCCGCAGGTGTTGTAGGCGTTTCAGATAAAATAAACCATATAAGCACAGGAGGAGGAGCCTGTATAGAATTTTTAGCTGGAAAAAAACTTCCTGTTATTGAACTATTAAAAGAATCATACCAAAAATATAAAAAGTAA
- a CDS encoding phosphatase PAP2 family protein: MMELLYNLDINLLYAINGINNYWLNILMIFITNTTYLTIVLIMALIFSKNRYVFLNISIVMVLIAITAYGLKYGINEPRPYYVLNNLHLLVPMENEPSFPSGHTTFAFGLWTAIILNLKKMNLKKELNNIILTVLLIWAFFVAFSRIYVGAHYPHDVIGGMILGIIGALIYNKVSNRILKNIITS, translated from the coding sequence ATGATGGAGCTCCTATATAATTTAGACATCAACCTATTATATGCTATAAACGGCATAAATAATTATTGGTTAAATATTTTAATGATTTTTATAACCAATACTACCTATTTAACCATTGTTCTAATTATGGCACTTATATTCTCAAAAAATAGGTATGTATTTTTAAATATATCAATCGTTATGGTATTAATCGCCATCACTGCCTATGGTTTAAAATATGGTATAAATGAACCAAGACCTTATTATGTATTAAATAATCTCCATTTGTTAGTGCCTATGGAAAATGAACCATCATTCCCAAGTGGGCATACAACATTTGCATTTGGATTATGGACTGCAATAATATTAAATTTAAAAAAAATGAATTTAAAAAAAGAATTAAACAATATCATTCTGACTGTTTTGTTAATATGGGCATTCTTTGTAGCTTTCAGTAGAATATATGTAGGAGCTCACTATCCACATGATGTTATTGGTGGAATGATATTGGGCATTATCGGAGCTCTCATATATAACAAAGTTTCCAATAGGATTTTAAAAAACATTATAACTTCCTAA
- the pstK gene encoding L-seryl-tRNA(Sec) kinase yields the protein MLIILVGLPSVGKSTFSKKLSKKLYKKGIDNVILGTDLIRENFATWKEEYEDFIKNSTYYLIDNALKNYAVIVDDCNYYNSKRRDLINIAKKNRKNHIIIYLKAPLDVLLKRNIERGAKIPNEVIINMFNKFDEPGIKYTWDKPDIIIDTTKDIDYDKIITKIITKRKKPFKEKVEVKKAISKKENILNEIDKITRDIVGEYIKNNKFDKNKIRVISELRKNYLKKIKNKDMNNYNYKYNADDIKKEFKELLDKNI from the coding sequence ATGCTTATAATACTTGTAGGTCTTCCATCTGTGGGAAAAAGCACATTCTCAAAGAAATTATCAAAGAAACTTTATAAAAAAGGAATAGATAATGTAATTTTAGGAACAGATTTAATAAGAGAAAACTTTGCAACATGGAAAGAAGAATATGAGGATTTCATAAAAAATTCAACATACTACTTAATAGACAATGCATTAAAGAACTATGCCGTAATTGTAGATGATTGCAATTACTACAATTCAAAACGGCGTGATTTAATAAATATTGCAAAAAAGAATCGTAAAAATCATATTATTATTTATTTGAAAGCTCCACTTGATGTTCTATTAAAAAGAAATATAGAAAGAGGTGCAAAAATACCAAATGAAGTAATAATAAACATGTTTAATAAATTCGATGAACCTGGAATAAAATATACCTGGGATAAACCGGATATTATAATCGACACTACAAAGGATATTGATTACGATAAAATAATAACCAAAATAATAACCAAAAGAAAAAAACCATTTAAAGAAAAGGTAGAAGTAAAAAAGGCAATATCTAAAAAAGAAAATATATTAAACGAAATTGATAAAATTACTCGTGATATTGTGGGAGAATATATAAAAAATAATAAGTTTGATAAGAACAAAATTAGGGTAATATCGGAGCTCCGAAAAAATTATTTAAAGAAAATCAAAAATAAAGACATGAATAATTATAATTATAAATATAATGCTGATGATATTAAAAAAGAATTTAAGGAATTATTGGATAAAAATATTTAA
- a CDS encoding adenylate kinase family protein, translated as MINIKIAITGTPGVGKSTVSKLLVKKLNNTEKFGNFEYIDITDAVKEHKLYSEKDEKMDSYVVDFQKLGNYINEIVKSKSENLVIDGHVSHLLDVDYIVVLRCNPEIVSNRLKDRNYCKDKVKENVAAEILDVCLIGALDNSNCKYVYELDTTYKNVSSIVGEIVDAITHKKTKYGIVNWLDTYFYMLD; from the coding sequence GTGATAAACATTAAAATAGCAATAACAGGAACCCCGGGAGTTGGGAAATCCACAGTATCTAAATTGCTTGTTAAAAAATTGAATAATACTGAAAAATTTGGAAATTTTGAATATATAGATATAACTGATGCTGTAAAAGAACATAAATTATACAGCGAAAAAGATGAAAAAATGGATTCTTATGTGGTGGATTTCCAAAAACTTGGTAATTATATAAATGAAATAGTTAAATCCAAATCTGAAAATCTCGTTATCGATGGACATGTTAGTCATTTACTTGATGTAGATTATATTGTAGTATTAAGATGCAATCCTGAAATAGTATCAAATAGATTGAAAGATAGAAACTATTGTAAAGATAAAGTTAAGGAAAATGTGGCAGCGGAAATCTTGGATGTTTGCCTTATCGGAGCTCTGGATAATTCCAACTGTAAGTATGTATATGAGCTCGACACCACATATAAAAATGTGAGCTCCATAGTGGGTGAAATAGTTGATGCTATAACTCACAAAAAAACCAAATATGGAATTGTAAATTGGTTGGATACCTATTTTTACATGTTGGATTAA